One region of Trachemys scripta elegans isolate TJP31775 chromosome 8, CAS_Tse_1.0, whole genome shotgun sequence genomic DNA includes:
- the LOC117881519 gene encoding heme-binding protein 2-like isoform X1 — translation MGKVSREMIKSFKQTFLSLELQSPRWSSAEIAVQDYELRHYEMAKWASTVIQGETQKEALRQGFWKLFYYIQGKNEKEMKIEMTVPVTCLVKSGCTDFKVSFFVPFEHQDSPPQPTDPDVFIEERKGEAIFVRSFGGFASPEKYAEEAQALARILKNVGQSFHEDFYYTAGYDSPFKLFNRHNEVWYFKK, via the exons ATGGGCAAAGT CTCAAGAGAGATGATCAAGTCCTTCAAACAGACATTTTTGTCGCTGGAGCTGCAGTCACCCAGGTGGAGCTCAGCAGAGATCGCG GTGCAAGATTACGAGCTGCGTCACTACGAGATGGCCAAATGGGCTAGCACAGTAATTCAAGGAGAGACGCAAAAGGAGGCATTGCGCCAGGGCTTCTGGAAGCTCTTCTACTACATTCAGGGGAAGAATGAGAAAG AGATGAAGATTGAGATGACTGTGCCAGTGACGTGCCTGGTGAAATCTGGTTGCACAGACTTCAAGGTCTCATTCTTTGTGCCATTCGAGCATCAAgactccccaccacagcccacaGACCCAGATGTCTTCATTGAGGAGCGGAAGGGAGAGGCCATCTTTGTCAG GTCCTTTGGTGGGTTTGCCTCTCCAGAGAAGTATGCTGAGGAAGCCCAGGCACTGGCCAGAATCCTAAAGAATGTGGGTCAGTCATTCCATGAAGACTTCTATTATACTGCTGGCTATGACAGTCCCTTCAAGCTCTTCAATAGGCACAATGAAGTGTGGTATTTCAAGAAATAA
- the LOC117881519 gene encoding heme-binding protein 2-like isoform X2 — protein MIKSFKQTFLSLELQSPRWSSAEIAVQDYELRHYEMAKWASTVIQGETQKEALRQGFWKLFYYIQGKNEKEMKIEMTVPVTCLVKSGCTDFKVSFFVPFEHQDSPPQPTDPDVFIEERKGEAIFVRSFGGFASPEKYAEEAQALARILKNVGQSFHEDFYYTAGYDSPFKLFNRHNEVWYFKK, from the exons ATGATCAAGTCCTTCAAACAGACATTTTTGTCGCTGGAGCTGCAGTCACCCAGGTGGAGCTCAGCAGAGATCGCG GTGCAAGATTACGAGCTGCGTCACTACGAGATGGCCAAATGGGCTAGCACAGTAATTCAAGGAGAGACGCAAAAGGAGGCATTGCGCCAGGGCTTCTGGAAGCTCTTCTACTACATTCAGGGGAAGAATGAGAAAG AGATGAAGATTGAGATGACTGTGCCAGTGACGTGCCTGGTGAAATCTGGTTGCACAGACTTCAAGGTCTCATTCTTTGTGCCATTCGAGCATCAAgactccccaccacagcccacaGACCCAGATGTCTTCATTGAGGAGCGGAAGGGAGAGGCCATCTTTGTCAG GTCCTTTGGTGGGTTTGCCTCTCCAGAGAAGTATGCTGAGGAAGCCCAGGCACTGGCCAGAATCCTAAAGAATGTGGGTCAGTCATTCCATGAAGACTTCTATTATACTGCTGGCTATGACAGTCCCTTCAAGCTCTTCAATAGGCACAATGAAGTGTGGTATTTCAAGAAATAA